A window from Amblyomma americanum isolate KBUSLIRL-KWMA chromosome 7, ASM5285725v1, whole genome shotgun sequence encodes these proteins:
- the LOC144098894 gene encoding aspartyl/asparaginyl beta-hydroxylase-like, with protein sequence MSDREVRSRKKRKGALEKGAADEIPLEKHKHHKHSDSELEDDASVSEPSTTARVTFLVVFVALTVMVGAVFLALQSSSSLNTFHNEDEPQASEQFIVPQEELELESQHYATDVEESSEPEPEIQSNEQSINLGAFNIDSTEPLQPSEEHVVLETSQTSTPSQHFETAATTDPVEVPGEQTSEMTLLELKESEVLSSTEILQPSHTTEVKQDESAQAVSLEATKVSEASSPPVSEMSTSTVETITANPAPVDEQVDELAATTNEYDANIQKDLTESEELIEKSPVKALEKFKALLRTHPLSPRATYGKALALEKIAELKKSNAILEQCIQAYLDVMALPAVPEALYLGAGEKAVERMRFRGFLTKAIKLQAEMSKKYPDNITLKNQMAVSYLMIGQGKVAAQLFEQVLKQEPNNGFAKVHYGFILKTERNDLEGGIKYMGEGIATREQGVVDGRFYLHLGDALQRVGQNEKALEIYKEGVKEGLFASVYQRSLYSVDGLKAQPWWSPDETPYASSIKELEKHWLDIKNEALSLMTDKGFKPEAENLKDSGDWKQFEIFARGRKIDRNCRLAPKTCALIGKIPDAAGCKRGQAKFSLMHPGTHVWAHVGPTNCRLRSHLGLVVPPKVRIRVANETRQWKEGKVLMFDDSFEHEVWHEGDTLRLVLIVDFWHPDLSASQKASLSPI encoded by the exons ATGTCTGACCGCGAAGTTCGTTCCCGCAAGAAGCGCAAAGGAGCGCTGGAGAAAG GAGCGGCGGATGAAATTCCGTTGGAGAAGCACAAGCACCACAAGCACTCTGATTCTGAACTCGAAGACGATGCGTCGGTCAGTGAACCAAGCACAACGGCAAGGGTTACCTTCCTGGTTGTTTTCGTTGCCCTCACCGTTATGGTGGGAGCGGTATTTTTGGCCTTGCAGAGTTCTTCAT CTCTAAATACATTTCATAATGAAGACGAACCGCAAGCAAGTGAGCAATTCATTGTTCCACAAGAGGAATTGGAACTTGAAAGCCAGCATTATGCTACTGATGTG GAGGAGTCCAGTGAGCCAGAGCCAGAGATTCAAAGTAATGAGCAGAGTATCAACCTTGGTGCCTTCAACATAG ATTCAACGGAGCCTTTGCAGCCTTCTGAGGAGCATGTAGTACTCGAGACCAGCCAGACTTCTACACCAAGTCAGCACTTTGAAACAGCTGCAACCACTGACCCTGTAGAAGTGCCTGGTGAACAGACATCAGAGATGACCTTATTAGAACTTAAAGAGAGTGAAGTTTTAAGTTCCACCGAAATATTGCAGCCATCACATACTACAGAGGTCAAGCAAGATGAAAGTGCCCAGGCAGTCTCTCTGGAGGCTACAAAAGTTTCAG AAGCTTCTTCACCTCCGGTATCAGAAATGTCAACATCCACAGTGGAGACAATAACTGCAAACCCAGCTCCAGTTGATGAGCAGGTTGATGAGCTTGCTGCCACCACAAATGAGTACGATGCAAACATTCAGAAGGATCTCACAGAGTCCGAGGAGCTTATTGAGAAG TCCCCGGTAAAGGCCCTAGAGAAGTTTAAAGCACTGCTCCGCACCCACCCACTAAGTCCCAGAGCCACCTATGGCAAGGCACTAGCCCTGGAGAAGATCGCTGAGCTCAAGAAGAGCAATGCGATCCTGGAGCAGTGCATCCAGGCCTATTTGGATGTGATGGCATTGCCTGCGGTCCCTGAAGCACTGTACCTCGGGGCAGGAGAGAAAGCCGTGGAACGCATGCGTTTCCGAG GATTTCTTACAAAAGCTATAAAACTACAGGCAGAAATGAGCAAGAAGTATCCAGACAATATTACACTCAAAAACCAAATGGCTGTATCCTACCTCATGATTGGTCAAGGAAAAGTTGCCGCCCAACTCTTTGAACAG GTCTTGAAACAAGAACCAAACAATGGGTTTGCCAAGGTGCACTATGGTTTCATATTGAAAACTGAAAGGAATGATCTTGAAGGAGGCATAAAGTATATGGGTGAAGGCATTGCAACCAGGGAGCAGGGAGTTGTGGATGGCCGGTTTTACTTGCACCTAGGAGATGCCCTACAAAGGGTTGGACAGAATGAGAAG GCGCTGGAAATCTACAAAGAAGGGGTCAAGGAGGGCCTGTTTGCGTCAGTGTACCAGCGCTCCTTGTACAGTGTTGACGGACTGAAAGCCCAGCCATGGTGGAGCCCAGATGAAACACCGTATGCATCAAGCATCAAG GAACTGGAAAAGCACTGGCTTGACATAAAGAATGAAGCATTGTCTCTAATGACAGACAAAGGTTTTAAACCCGAAGCTGAAAACCTCAAGGATTCGGGAGACTGGAAGCAGTTTGAAATCTTTGCAAGAG GTCGAAAAATTGACAGGAACTGTAGATTGGCTCCCAAAACTTGTGCCCTCATAGGCAAGATACCAGATGCTGCTGGCTGTAAGAGAGGACAG GCAAAGTTCTCGCTAATGCACCCGGGCACCCACGTTTGGGCACATGTCGGGCCGACAAACTGCAGGCTCCGTTCGCATCTCGGCCTTGTGGTTCCACCAAAAGTCCGCATACGAGTGGCCAATGAGACGAG GCAATGGAAAGAAGGCAAGGTGCTGATGTTTGATGACTCCTTCGAGCACGAAGTTTGGCATGAAGGAGACACTTTGCGGCTAGTGCTTATTGTGGATTTCTGGCATCCTGATCTATCAGCCAGTCAAAAAGCCAGCCTTTCACCAATCTAG